In Sporosarcina psychrophila, a genomic segment contains:
- the rpsG gene encoding 30S ribosomal protein S7, translating to MPRKGPVAKRDVLPDPIYNSKLVSRLINKMMVDGKKGTSQKILYGAFELVKERSGKDPLEVFEAALTNVMPVLEVKARRVGGANYQVPVEVRPDRRTTLGLRYLVNYSRTRGEKTMEERLANEILDASNNTGASVKRREEMHKMADANKAFAHYRW from the coding sequence ATGCCACGTAAAGGCCCTGTTGCAAAACGTGACGTACTTCCGGATCCGATTTACAATTCGAAGCTCGTTTCACGTCTTATTAATAAAATGATGGTTGACGGTAAAAAAGGTACATCTCAAAAAATCCTCTATGGTGCGTTCGAGCTTGTGAAAGAACGTTCTGGAAAAGATCCACTTGAAGTATTCGAAGCGGCACTTACTAATGTAATGCCAGTTCTTGAAGTTAAAGCACGCCGTGTAGGTGGAGCAAACTATCAAGTACCAGTTGAAGTACGTCCTGATCGCCGTACAACTCTTGGACTTCGTTACCTTGTTAACTACTCACGCACACGCGGAGAAAAAACAATGGAAGAACGTCTTGCGAATGAAATCCTTGATGCTTCTAACAACACTGGTGCTTCTGTGAAACGCCGTGAAGAAATGCACAAAATGGCTGATGCTAACAAAGCATTCGCTCACTATCGCTGGTAA
- the fusA gene encoding elongation factor G, protein MARKFSLENTRNIGIMAHIDAGKTTTTERILYYTGKIHKIGETHEGASQMDWMEQEQERGITITSAATTAEWKDHRVNIIDTPGHVDFTVEVERSLRVLDGAVTVLDAQSGVEPQTETVWRQATNYGVPRLVFVNKMDKTGADFLYSVGTLVDRLGANAHPIQLPIGAEDTFAAIIDLVEMKAVFYEDDTGLNAETREIPEEYREQAEEYREKLIEAVAEFDEALMNKFLDEDEITNAEIKQAIRKATLAVEFYPVVCGTAFKNKGVQLVLDAVIDYLPSPLDIPPMKGTDPDTDEEIERHSDDSEPFSALAFKVMTDPYVGKLTFFRVYSGVLQSGSYVQNSSKGKRERVGRILQMHANSREEISEVHSGEIAAAVGLKDTGTGDTLCEAGALIILESMDFPEPVISLSVEPKTKADQDKMGMALAKLQEEDPTFRAHTDQETGEVIIAGMGELHLDVLVDRMRREFNVEANVGAPQVSYRETFRASAEVEGKFVRQSGGRGQFGHVWIEFSPNEEGKGFEFINNVVGGSVPREYIPAVEAGIRDSLNNGVIAGYPLIDIKARLFDGSYHDVDSNEMAFKIAASMALKNAVSKVNPVLLEPMMKVEVQIPEEYMGDIMGDVTSRRGRVEGMDARGNSQVVRAMVPLANMFGYATSLRSNTQGRGNFSMSFDHYEEVPKSVAEEIVKKNKGE, encoded by the coding sequence ATGGCTAGAAAATTCTCCTTAGAGAATACACGTAACATTGGTATCATGGCTCACATCGATGCTGGTAAAACAACAACGACTGAGCGGATCCTTTATTATACTGGTAAAATCCACAAAATCGGGGAAACGCACGAAGGTGCATCTCAAATGGACTGGATGGAGCAGGAGCAAGAACGCGGAATTACAATCACTTCAGCTGCTACAACTGCTGAGTGGAAAGACCACCGCGTAAACATCATTGATACTCCAGGTCACGTAGACTTCACTGTTGAAGTTGAACGTTCACTTCGTGTTCTTGATGGAGCTGTAACGGTACTTGATGCTCAATCGGGCGTTGAACCGCAAACAGAAACAGTATGGCGTCAAGCGACTAACTACGGCGTACCACGCCTAGTTTTCGTAAACAAAATGGACAAAACTGGTGCTGATTTCCTTTATTCAGTAGGTACACTTGTAGACCGTCTTGGAGCAAACGCTCATCCAATTCAATTGCCGATTGGTGCAGAAGATACTTTTGCAGCAATTATCGATTTAGTTGAAATGAAAGCAGTTTTCTATGAAGATGATACAGGTTTAAATGCTGAAACAAGAGAAATCCCAGAAGAATATCGTGAGCAAGCAGAAGAATACCGTGAAAAGTTAATTGAAGCGGTTGCTGAATTCGATGAAGCTCTTATGAACAAATTCTTGGATGAAGATGAAATTACAAACGCAGAAATCAAACAAGCGATTCGTAAAGCGACATTGGCTGTTGAGTTCTATCCGGTTGTATGCGGAACTGCTTTCAAAAACAAAGGTGTACAACTTGTTCTTGATGCTGTTATCGACTACCTTCCATCACCACTTGACATCCCACCTATGAAAGGTACAGATCCTGATACTGATGAAGAAATCGAGCGTCACTCAGACGACAGCGAGCCTTTCTCAGCACTTGCATTCAAAGTTATGACGGATCCTTATGTAGGTAAACTGACATTCTTCCGTGTGTATTCTGGAGTTCTTCAATCAGGATCATACGTACAAAACTCTTCAAAAGGTAAGCGTGAACGCGTAGGACGTATTCTACAAATGCATGCGAACTCTCGTGAAGAAATTTCTGAAGTACATTCAGGAGAAATTGCTGCTGCAGTTGGACTTAAAGATACAGGAACTGGCGACACACTTTGTGAGGCTGGTGCACTGATCATTCTTGAGTCAATGGACTTCCCGGAACCAGTAATTTCACTTTCTGTTGAACCGAAAACAAAAGCCGACCAAGATAAAATGGGTATGGCTCTTGCTAAGCTTCAAGAGGAAGACCCGACATTCCGCGCACATACAGACCAAGAAACTGGAGAAGTAATCATTGCTGGTATGGGTGAGTTGCATCTTGACGTTCTTGTAGACCGTATGCGCCGTGAATTCAACGTTGAAGCTAACGTCGGAGCTCCGCAAGTATCTTATCGTGAAACATTCCGCGCTTCGGCGGAAGTTGAAGGTAAGTTCGTGCGTCAATCCGGTGGACGTGGACAGTTTGGTCACGTTTGGATTGAATTCTCTCCTAACGAAGAAGGAAAAGGATTCGAATTCATTAACAACGTTGTCGGGGGATCAGTTCCACGTGAATATATTCCTGCAGTAGAAGCGGGTATCCGTGATTCACTTAATAATGGTGTAATCGCTGGTTATCCTTTGATCGACATTAAAGCCCGTCTATTCGACGGTTCTTATCATGATGTCGACTCAAACGAAATGGCATTTAAAATCGCTGCATCTATGGCGTTGAAAAATGCTGTATCAAAAGTTAACCCAGTTCTACTTGAACCAATGATGAAAGTAGAAGTTCAAATTCCTGAAGAATACATGGGCGATATCATGGGCGATGTTACATCACGCCGTGGCCGTGTAGAAGGTATGGACGCTCGTGGTAATTCACAAGTAGTTCGTGCAATGGTTCCACTTGCTAATATGTTTGGTTATGCAACATCTCTACGTTCTAACACACAAGGACGCGGAAACTTCTCAATGTCATTCGATCACTATGAAGAAGTGCCGAAATCAGTTGCAGAAGAAATTGTTAAGAAAAACAAAGGCGAATAA
- the tuf gene encoding elongation factor Tu translates to MGKEKFDRSKQHANVGTIGHVDHGKTTLTAAIATVLAKRLGGTAASYADVDNAPEEKERGITINTSHVEYETATRHYAHVDCPGHADYVKNMITGAAQMDGGILVVSAADGPMPQTREHILLSRQVGVPHLVVFMNKCDMVDDEELLELVEMEIRDLLSEYDFPGDDIPVIKGSALKALEGDEGYEDKIMELMAAVDEYIPTPPRDTEKPFMMPVEDVFSITGRGTVATGRVERGVVKIGDVVDIIGIVEEPKATTVTGVEMFRKLLDYAEAGDNIGALLRGVSRDDIQRGQVLAKPGTIVPHTKFTSEVYVLSKEEGGRHTPFFSNYRPQFYFRTTDVTGVIELPEGVEMVMPGDNIEMTIDLIAPIALEEGTKFSIREGGRTVGAGVVATILK, encoded by the coding sequence ATGGGAAAAGAAAAATTCGACCGCTCCAAGCAGCATGCTAACGTTGGTACAATCGGTCACGTCGACCATGGTAAAACTACACTAACTGCAGCAATCGCAACAGTTCTAGCAAAAAGACTAGGTGGAACAGCAGCATCTTATGCTGACGTTGATAACGCACCTGAAGAAAAAGAACGCGGTATTACAATCAATACTTCACACGTTGAGTATGAAACTGCAACTCGTCACTACGCACACGTTGACTGCCCAGGTCACGCCGATTACGTTAAAAACATGATCACTGGTGCAGCACAAATGGACGGCGGAATCCTAGTTGTTTCTGCAGCTGACGGCCCTATGCCACAAACACGTGAGCACATCTTGCTTTCACGTCAAGTAGGTGTTCCACATCTAGTTGTCTTCATGAACAAATGTGACATGGTTGATGACGAAGAGCTTCTTGAGCTTGTTGAAATGGAAATTCGCGACCTTCTTTCTGAATATGACTTCCCTGGCGATGACATTCCTGTCATTAAAGGTTCTGCTCTTAAAGCGCTTGAAGGCGACGAAGGCTATGAAGATAAAATTATGGAACTTATGGCTGCTGTTGACGAGTATATCCCAACACCACCACGTGATACTGAAAAACCATTCATGATGCCTGTTGAGGACGTATTCTCAATCACAGGACGTGGAACTGTTGCTACTGGTCGCGTTGAGCGTGGAGTAGTTAAAATCGGTGATGTTGTTGATATCATCGGTATCGTTGAAGAACCAAAAGCTACTACTGTAACAGGTGTAGAAATGTTCCGTAAACTTCTTGATTATGCAGAAGCTGGCGACAACATTGGTGCACTACTTCGTGGGGTATCACGTGATGACATCCAACGTGGGCAAGTTCTTGCTAAACCAGGAACTATCGTTCCACACACGAAATTTACATCTGAAGTTTATGTTCTTTCAAAAGAAGAGGGTGGACGTCATACTCCATTCTTCTCTAACTACCGTCCACAGTTCTACTTCCGTACAACTGACGTAACTGGTGTTATCGAACTTCCTGAAGGCGTAGAAATGGTTATGCCTGGAGATAACATTGAAATGACAATCGATTTGATTGCTCCAATCGCTCTTGAAGAAGGTACGAAGTTCTCTATCCGCGAAGGTGGACGTACTGTAGGCGCTGGCGTTGTAGCAACAATCCTTAAATAA
- a CDS encoding Na+/H+ antiporter family protein has protein sequence MNAVIIAIVVMLALSLLRVNVVLALVVGAIVGGFTGGLSVDETIVSFTGGLGEGATIALSYALLGGFAVAISKTGIPQLLVEAMLRIVKKEGEPDRTALGKVLIVLMLLAMAIFSQNLIPIHIAFIPLLVPPIIHVLNMLKIDRRLIASVLTFGLTAPYILLPYGYGFIFHEILAKQMAAAGMAIDMADIPKAMALPVLGLFVGLLIAIFFSYRKPREYEDKQLKITEEVVVVKTRNIIFTVLALIGTLAVQIPTQSMIAGAVTGIAILYITGALKWKDADGLINEGMRMMAFVGFVMITANGFAAVLQETGDIVKLVEYSSTALGDNKGMAAFAMLLVGLIVTMGIGSSFATIPIIASIFVPLSMAFGFSPLAIIALVGTAAALGDAGSPASDSTLGPTAGLDVDGQHNHIWDTCVPTFIHYNIPLLLFGWVTVMLFN, from the coding sequence ATGAATGCAGTTATTATCGCCATAGTCGTTATGTTGGCTTTAAGTTTATTACGGGTGAACGTTGTATTAGCCCTAGTTGTAGGAGCGATTGTGGGAGGATTTACAGGAGGCTTATCAGTTGATGAAACGATTGTCTCGTTTACTGGTGGTCTAGGTGAAGGAGCAACAATTGCCCTTAGTTATGCATTACTTGGTGGATTCGCGGTAGCTATATCGAAGACTGGCATTCCTCAATTGCTTGTTGAAGCTATGTTGCGGATTGTGAAGAAAGAGGGGGAGCCTGATCGTACAGCACTAGGAAAAGTATTGATTGTCTTAATGCTTCTAGCGATGGCCATATTCTCGCAAAATCTTATTCCAATCCATATTGCATTTATTCCTTTATTGGTGCCACCGATTATACATGTCTTAAATATGTTGAAAATAGATCGTCGTCTCATTGCATCTGTTCTGACATTCGGGTTAACAGCACCATATATCTTGCTTCCATATGGATACGGTTTCATCTTCCATGAAATTCTTGCTAAGCAAATGGCGGCAGCAGGTATGGCGATTGATATGGCGGACATACCGAAAGCGATGGCACTTCCTGTTCTTGGTCTGTTCGTAGGACTGCTAATTGCTATTTTCTTCTCTTATCGCAAGCCGAGAGAGTATGAGGACAAGCAGTTAAAAATCACTGAAGAAGTGGTGGTTGTTAAAACACGTAATATCATCTTTACAGTACTAGCACTTATTGGCACACTTGCTGTACAGATACCAACACAGTCTATGATTGCAGGTGCGGTGACTGGGATTGCGATTCTGTATATTACGGGAGCACTTAAGTGGAAAGATGCTGATGGTTTAATCAATGAAGGAATGCGTATGATGGCATTCGTAGGATTTGTCATGATTACAGCAAATGGATTTGCTGCTGTGCTTCAAGAGACAGGAGATATTGTTAAGTTGGTGGAATACTCGAGCACTGCTCTAGGGGATAATAAGGGGATGGCAGCATTCGCTATGTTACTTGTCGGGTTAATCGTTACAATGGGTATTGGCTCATCATTTGCGACAATCCCAATTATTGCATCGATTTTCGTGCCGCTTAGTATGGCGTTTGGATTCAGTCCGTTAGCCATCATTGCACTTGTTGGTACAGCAGCGGCACTCGGTGATGCTGGTTCGCCTGCATCTGACTCTACGCTTGGGCCAACTGCGGGACTTGATGTCGATGGACAACATAATCATATATGGGATACATGTGTACCGACATTCATTCACTACAACATTCCGTTGTTGTTGTTTGGTTGGGTAACAGTCATGCTCTTTAATTAA
- the rpsJ gene encoding 30S ribosomal protein S10: MAKQKIRIRLKAYDHRILDQSAEKIVETAKRSGASVSGPIPLPTERTVYTILRAVHKYKDSREQFEMRTHKRLIDIVNPTPQTVDALMKLDLPSGVDIEIKL, from the coding sequence ATGGCAAAACAAAAGATTCGTATTCGTTTAAAAGCATATGATCATAGAATTCTTGATCAATCAGCTGAAAAGATCGTAGAAACAGCAAAACGTTCGGGTGCTAGTGTATCGGGTCCGATTCCACTACCGACTGAAAGAACTGTCTACACGATTCTTCGTGCGGTGCATAAATACAAAGATTCGCGCGAGCAGTTCGAAATGCGTACTCACAAACGTCTAATCGATATCGTTAATCCGACACCACAAACTGTCGATGCTTTAATGAAACTCGATTTACCATCAGGCGTTGACATTGAAATTAAACTTTAA
- the rplC gene encoding 50S ribosomal protein L3, producing MTKGILGRKLGMTQIFAENGDLIPVTVIEAGQNVVLQKKTTETDGYESIQIGFEDKREKLANKPEKGHVAKADTAPKRFIREFRELDVSGYEVGQEVKVDTFAEGDIVDITGTSKGKGFQGVIKRHGYSRGPMTHGSRHHRAPGSIGSVDAQRVFKGKKMPGRMGGKTVTVQNLEIIRVDLERNLLLVKGNVPGARKSLLQVRSAIKGN from the coding sequence ATGACCAAAGGAATCTTGGGAAGAAAACTCGGTATGACGCAAATTTTTGCTGAAAACGGAGATCTTATCCCGGTAACAGTGATTGAGGCTGGACAAAACGTTGTTCTTCAAAAGAAGACTACGGAAACAGACGGCTACGAATCAATCCAAATCGGATTTGAAGATAAACGCGAAAAGCTTGCTAACAAACCTGAAAAAGGGCACGTTGCAAAAGCTGATACTGCACCTAAGCGCTTCATTCGCGAATTCCGCGAATTAGACGTTAGTGGCTACGAAGTTGGTCAAGAAGTCAAAGTTGATACTTTTGCTGAAGGCGATATCGTCGACATCACAGGTACATCAAAAGGTAAAGGGTTCCAGGGTGTTATCAAGCGTCACGGATATTCACGCGGACCTATGACCCACGGATCACGTCATCACCGCGCACCAGGTTCAATCGGATCTGTTGACGCTCAACGTGTATTCAAAGGTAAAAAAATGCCAGGTCGTATGGGTGGCAAAACAGTAACAGTTCAAAACCTTGAAATTATACGAGTTGATCTTGAACGCAACTTGCTACTAGTTAAAGGTAACGTTCCTGGAGCACGCAAATCACTTTTACAAGTGCGCAGCGCTATCAAAGGAAACTGA
- the rplD gene encoding 50S ribosomal protein L4: MPKVSVLNQAGTSVGDIELNEAIFGIVPNESVLFEALVQQRASLRQGNHKVKSRGEVAGGGRKPWRQKGTGRARQGSIRSPQWRGGGIVFGPSPRSYSYKLPKKVRRLALLSALSTKVREEDVIVLEGLTFNAPKTKDFIKVLADLSINRKALIVTADLDETLALSARNIPGISVVTATGINVLDLIGHDKLVMTKAAVQKIEEVLG; the protein is encoded by the coding sequence ATGCCTAAAGTATCCGTATTAAATCAGGCAGGAACTTCTGTCGGAGACATCGAACTAAATGAAGCAATCTTTGGTATCGTACCAAACGAATCTGTTTTATTCGAAGCATTGGTTCAACAACGTGCTTCATTGCGTCAAGGGAATCATAAAGTAAAAAGTCGCGGCGAAGTTGCTGGTGGAGGACGTAAACCATGGCGTCAAAAAGGTACAGGTCGTGCCCGTCAAGGTTCAATCCGATCACCACAATGGCGTGGAGGTGGTATCGTATTCGGTCCATCACCAAGAAGCTATAGCTACAAATTACCGAAGAAAGTCCGCAGATTGGCTCTTCTTTCAGCTCTTTCTACGAAAGTTCGTGAAGAAGATGTAATCGTTCTTGAAGGACTAACATTCAATGCACCAAAAACAAAAGATTTTATTAAAGTACTTGCTGATCTTTCGATTAACAGAAAAGCGTTGATCGTAACAGCTGACTTAGATGAAACTTTGGCTTTGTCTGCACGTAACATCCCTGGAATCAGTGTCGTAACAGCGACAGGTATTAACGTACTTGATCTTATCGGTCACGATAAACTTGTTATGACTAAAGCAGCAGTTCAAAAAATAGAGGAGGTGCTAGGTTAA
- the rplW gene encoding 50S ribosomal protein L23 — translation MEARDIIKRPVITERTSEQMEFKKYTFEVDTRANKSFIKQAIEEVFGVKVEKVNVQNYKGKLKRMGKHSGYTNRRRKAIVTLTADSKDIELFEV, via the coding sequence ATGGAAGCACGTGATATTATAAAACGTCCGGTCATTACCGAGCGTACTTCTGAACAAATGGAATTCAAAAAGTACACTTTTGAAGTTGACACGCGCGCTAATAAATCATTTATTAAGCAAGCTATCGAAGAAGTTTTCGGTGTTAAAGTTGAAAAAGTGAACGTACAGAATTACAAAGGTAAACTTAAGCGTATGGGCAAGCATTCTGGTTATACGAACAGACGCCGTAAAGCGATTGTTACACTAACTGCTGACTCAAAAGACATCGAACTTTTCGAAGTCTAA